Proteins from a single region of Desulfobulbaceae bacterium:
- a CDS encoding 3-oxoacyl-ACP synthase, with the protein MTGERVFIAGMGIVSPLGSGLTATEQALWDNHSAIRPLQLFSLRQNTPLPVGEVDTFLPDDPLPRTHQLALSAAAQAMQNSDLPPDAVVLGTTTGGILSTEMLLLKGEQRPQFYHYHGLSTVSEEVANRYGCVGPALTVSTACSSGAVAIKIALEMLKSGEADRVLVGGVDSL; encoded by the coding sequence TTGACCGGCGAGAGAGTTTTTATTGCCGGAATGGGGATTGTCTCTCCGCTCGGGTCAGGCCTCACTGCCACAGAACAGGCGCTTTGGGACAACCACAGTGCTATCAGGCCGCTACAACTGTTTTCTCTCAGGCAAAATACCCCGCTCCCAGTTGGAGAAGTCGATACTTTTCTGCCAGATGACCCTCTTCCCCGAACGCATCAGCTTGCTCTTTCTGCCGCAGCTCAGGCAATGCAAAATTCCGACCTGCCACCTGATGCCGTAGTATTAGGGACCACAACCGGTGGCATACTTTCTACCGAAATGTTGCTGCTTAAAGGAGAACAACGCCCCCAATTTTATCACTATCACGGCTTAAGCACTGTGAGTGAAGAAGTTGCCAATCGGTATGGCTGTGTGGGCCCTGCCCTTACAGTTTCAACGGCCTGCTCTTCCGGTGCAGTGGCTATAAAAATAGCCTTGGAGATGCTAAAGTCAGGAGAGGCCGATCGGGTTCTGGTCGGTGGCGTTGATTCTCTT
- a CDS encoding acyl carrier protein gives MDELLRDLKIKLIAALNLVDVNPDDIDENAQFVGGELGIDSIDVLEMVVMIEKEYKVTINNKEIGEKVFSTLTSLAQYIRENSSTVPS, from the coding sequence ATGGATGAATTATTAAGAGATTTAAAAATAAAACTTATTGCCGCCCTTAATCTTGTGGATGTGAATCCTGATGATATTGATGAAAATGCCCAGTTTGTCGGTGGTGAACTTGGGATTGACTCGATCGATGTTCTTGAAATGGTGGTCATGATTGAAAAAGAGTACAAGGTTACGATCAACAACAAGGAAATCGGGGAGAAAGTCTTCTCTACTCTGACAAGCCTTGCCCAATACATCAGAGAAAATTCTTCAACGGTACCTTCTTGA
- the fabG gene encoding 3-oxoacyl-ACP reductase FabG, translating to MRSETTEKKVAIVTGASKGIGRAICIELAKSGCYLIINYMSDKAGAERTLAMVIEAGSAGEICQFDVRDTQAVSIVIDDVAQRHGGIDILINNAGIIADGLFVMMPKENWQKVISTSLDGFYNLTQPVLEKMVRKRQGVIVSISSAAALMANRGQANYSAAKAGLTAASKAVASEVARMGIRVNVVAPGLIDTEMIKAAPIENIKTMIPMARIGKPDEVAKVVRFLCSDDASYVTGQVISVNGGMF from the coding sequence ATGAGATCTGAAACCACTGAAAAAAAAGTAGCCATTGTGACCGGGGCCAGCAAGGGAATAGGCAGAGCCATCTGCATTGAACTTGCCAAGTCCGGTTGTTACCTTATCATCAATTACATGTCAGACAAGGCTGGGGCAGAGCGAACCCTTGCGATGGTCATAGAAGCCGGCAGCGCCGGTGAGATATGCCAATTTGATGTCCGTGACACCCAAGCCGTCAGCATTGTAATCGATGATGTTGCCCAACGACATGGCGGCATCGATATCCTGATCAACAACGCCGGAATCATTGCCGATGGCCTCTTTGTAATGATGCCCAAGGAGAACTGGCAGAAAGTTATTAGTACAAGCCTGGACGGTTTTTACAACCTGACCCAACCGGTACTGGAAAAAATGGTGCGTAAGAGGCAAGGTGTGATTGTTTCCATATCTTCAGCTGCAGCGCTCATGGCAAATCGCGGCCAGGCAAATTACTCTGCCGCCAAGGCCGGGCTGACCGCCGCCAGCAAGGCTGTGGCTAGCGAAGTCGCCCGTATGGGCATCCGAGTTAATGTTGTTGCTCCAGGGCTTATTGATACCGAAATGATTAAAGCGGCTCCCATTGAAAACATTAAAACCATGATCCCTATGGCCCGAATCGGTAAACCGGATGAGGTTGCCAAAGTGGTTCGATTTCTCTGCTCTGATGACGCTTCCTACGTCACCGGCCAGGTTATATCTGTGAACGGCGGCATGTTTTAA